In Papio anubis isolate 15944 chromosome 20, Panubis1.0, whole genome shotgun sequence, a single window of DNA contains:
- the WDR62 gene encoding WD repeat-containing protein 62 isoform X6, whose protein sequence is MWIMGPASESCGEDSIAPSLSRTVPAMYCVVVILDPKENKQQHIFNTARKSLSALAFSPDGKYIVTGENGHRPAVRIWDVEEKNQVAEMLGHKYGVACVAFSPNMKHIVSMGYQHDMVLNVWDWKKDIVVASNKVSCRVIALSFSEDSSYFVTVGNRHVRFWFLEVSTETKVTSTVPLVGRSGILGELHNNIFCGVACGRGRMAGSTFCVSYSGLLCQFNEKRVLEKWINLKVSLSSCLCVSQELIFCGCTDGIVRIFQAHSLHYLANLPKPHYLGVDVAQGLEPSFLFHRKAEAVYPDTVALTFDPIHQWLSCVYKDHSIYIWDVKDINRVGKVWSELFHSSYVWNVEVYPEFEDQRACLPSGSFLTCSSDNTIRFWNLDSSPDSHWQKNIFSNTLLKVVYVENDIQHLQDMSHFPDRGSENGTPMDVKAGVRVMQVSPDGQHLASGDRSGNLRIHELHFMDELVKVEAHDAEVLCLEYSKPETGLTLLASASRDRLIHVLNVEKNYNLEQTLDDHSSSITAIKFAGNRDIQMISCGADKSIYFRSAQRGSDGLHFVRTHHVAEKTTLYDMDIDITQKYVAVACQDRNVRVYNTVNGKQKKCYKGSQGDEGSLLKVHVDPSGTFLATSCSDKSISVIDFYSGECIAKMFGHSEIITSMKFTYDCHHLITVSGDSCVFIWHLGPEITNCMKQHLLEIDHQEQQQHTKDRKQNGHPRQDTYVSTPSEIRSLSPGEQTEDDLEEECEPEEMLKTPSKDSLDPDPRCLLTNGKLPLWAKRLLGDDDVADGSAFHAKRSYQPHGRWAERAGQEPLKTILDAQDLDCYFTPMKPESLENSILDSLEPQSLASLLSESESPQEAGRGHPSFLPQQRESSEASELILYSLEAEVTVTGTDSQYCGKETEARPGDQQGDSYLRVSSDSPKDQSPPEDSGESEADLECSFAAVHSPAPPPDPAPRFATLLPHFPGCAGPTEDELSLPEGPSVPSSSLPQTPEQEKFLRHHFETLTESPCRELFPAALGDVEASEAEEYFFNPRLSISTQFLSSLQKASRFTHTLPPRATQHLVKSPEVKPMDQVGSQPRADTGYASPDGTHVLAAGKAEETLEAWRPPPPCLTSLASCVPASSVLPTDRKLPTPTSASTPGLAQGVHTPSTCSYMEATASSHARISRSISVGDSEGPIVATLAQPLRRPSSVGELASLGQELQAITAAATPNLGSEGQEPALHSWGNHEARANLRLTLSSVCNGLLLPPVDAQPGVTIPAVSFPAPSPMDESTLRLHGSAFRPSLPAPESPGLPAHPSSPQLPEAGPGVPGGTASLLEPTSGALGLFQGSPARWSEPWVPAEALPPSPLELNRVGNILHRLQTTFQEALDLYRVLISSGQVDTRQQQARTELVSTFLWIHSQLEAECLVGTSVAPAQTLPSPGPPSPPTLCPLASPDLQALLEHYSELLVQAVRRKARGH, encoded by the exons GAAGTCTCTGAGTGCTCTGGCCTTCTCCCCTGATGGGAAGTACATAGTGACAGGGGAG AATGGGCATAGGCCTGCTGTGCGCATCTGGGATGTGGAGGAGAAGAATCAGGTGGCGGAGATGCTAGGCCACAAGTATGGTGTGGCCTGTGTGGCCTTCTCACCCAATATGAAGCACATCGTGTCCATGGGCTACCAACATGACATGGTGCTCAACGTCTGGGACTGGAAG AAAGACATCGTAGTGGCCTCCAACAAGGTATCTTGTAGAGTCATCGCCCTCTCCTTCTCAGAGGACAGCAGCTATTTTGTCACTGTTGGGAACCGACATGTGAGGTTCTGGTTCTTGGAAGTCTCCACTGAGACAAAG GTGACGAGCACAGTGCCCCTTGTAGGGCGCTCAGGCATCCTGGGCGAGCTACACAACAATATCTTCTGTGGTGTGGCCTGCGGTCGGGGCCGGATGGCAGGCAGTACCTTCTGTGTGTCCTACTCGGGCCTCCTCTGCCAGTTCAATGAGAAGAGGGTGCTGGAGAAGTGGATCAACCTGAAG GTCTCCCTGTCTTCCTGCCTCTGTGTCAGCCAGGAGCTCATCTTCTGTGGCTGCACAGATGGGATAGTCCGCATCTTCCAGGCCCACAGCCTGCACTACCTCGCCAACCTGCCCAAGCCACACTACCTTGGGGTAGATGTGGCACAGGGCCTGGAGCCCAG CTTCCTCTTCCACAGGAAGGCAGAAGCAGTCTACCCAGATACAGTGGCACTGACCTTCGACCCCATCCACCAGTGGCTGTCCTGCGTGTATAAGGACCACAGCATCTACATCTGGGATGTCAAGGACATCAACAGAGTGGGCAAGGTGTGGTCAGAGCTCTTCCACAGCTCCTACGTTTGGAACGTGGAG GTGTATCCTGAGTTTGAAGACCAGAGAGCTTGTTTGCCGTCAGGATCCTTTCTGACTTGTTCTTCAGACAACACCATTCGCTTCTGGAACTTGGACAGCAGCCCTGATTCTCACTGGCAGAAAAACATCTTCAGCAAT ACCCTGCTGAAGGTCGTGTATGTGGAGAATGACATCCAGCACCTGCAGGACATGTCACACTTCCCAGACCGGGGGAGTGAGAATGGGACGCCCATGGACGTGAAAGCCGGGGTGCGGGTCATGCAGGTCAGTCCTGACGGCCAGCATTTGGCTTCAGGCGACCGAAGTGGAAATTTGAG GATCCACGAGCTGCACTTCATGGACGAGCTGGTCAAGGTGGAGGCCCATGATGCTGAGGTGCTGTGCCTGGAGTACTCCAAGCCAGAGACAG GGCTGACCTTGCTGGCCTCAGCCAGTCGGGACCGGCTGATCCATGTGCTGAACGTGGAGAAGAACTACAACCTGGAGCAGACGCTGGATGACCACTCCTCCTCCATCACTGCCATCAAGTTCGCTG GCAACAGAGACATCCAGATGATCAGCTGTGGGGCCGACAAGAGCATCTACTTTCGCAGTGCCCAGCGG GGTTCAGATGGACTACACTTTGTCCGTACCCACCACGTAGCAGAGAAAACCACCTTGTATGACATGGACATTGACATCACCCAGAAGTACGTGGCCGTGGCCTGCCAGGACCGCAATGTGAG AGTCTACAACACTGTGAACGGGAAGCAGAAGAAGTGCTACAAGGGCTCCCAGGGTGACGAAGGGTCCTTGCTGAAG GTCCATGTGGACCCCTCAGGCACCTTCCTGGCCACCAGCTGCTCTGACAAAAGCATCTCAGTGATTGACTTTTACTCGGGCGAGTGCATTGCCAAGATGTTTGGCCATTCAG AAATTATTACTAGCATGAAGTTCACCTATGACTGTCATCACTTGATCACAGTATCTGGAGACAG CTGTGTGTTCATCTGGCACCTGGGCCCGGAGATCACCAACTGCATGAAGCAGCACTTGCTGGAGATCGACcaccaggagcagcagcagcacacAAAGGACAGGAAGCAGAACGGCCACCCCAG GCAGGATACGTATGTGTCCACACCTAGTGAGATTCGCTCCCTGAGCCCTGGAGAGCAGACAGAGGATGATCTGGAGGAAGAGTGTGAGCCAGAAGAGATGCTGAAGACACCATCCAAAGACAGCTTGGATCCAG ATCCTCGATGCCTGCTAACCAACGGCAAGCTGCCACTGTGGGCAAAGCGGCTG CTAGGGGACGATGATGTGGCAGATGGCTCGGCCTTCCATGCCAAGCGCAGCTACCAGCCCCACGGCCGTTGGGCAGAGCGGGCTGGCCAAGAGCccctcaagaccatcctggatgcCCAGGACCTGGATTGCTACTTTACCCCCATGAAGCCCGAGAGTCTGGAGAACTCCATTCTGGATTCACTGGAGCCACAAAGCCTGGCCAGCCTGCTGAGTGAG TCAGAGAGTCCCCAGGAAGCTGGCCGGGGgcacccctccttcctccctcaacAGAGGGAATCATCTGAGGCCAGTGAGCTCATCCTCTACTCTCTGGAGGCAGAAGTGACAGTCACAGGGACAGACAG CCAGTATTGTGGGAAGGAGACGGAGGCCAGGCCTGGAGACCAGCAGGGCGACTCCTACCTCAGGGTGTCCTCCGACAGCCCAAAGGACCAGAGCCCGCCTGAGG ACTCAGGGGAATCAGAGGCCGACTTGGAGTGCAGCTTCGCGGCCGTCCACTCCCCAGCTCCGCCACCTGATCCCGCCCCTCGGTTTGCCACGTTGCTACCCCATTTTCCAG GATGCGCAGGTCCCACAGAAGATGAGCTGTCCCTGCCCGAGGGACCCAGCGTCCCCAGCAGCTCCCTACCCCAGACTCCGGAGCAGGAGAAGTTCCTCCGCCACCACTTCGAGACACTGACTGAGTCCCCCTGCAGAG AGCTCTTCCCCGCAGCTCTGGGAGACGTGGAGGCCTCTGAAGCTGAGGAGTACTTCTTCAACCCACGCCTGAGCATCTCCACGCAGTTCCTCTCAAGCCTCCAGAAGGCATCCAG GTTCACCCACACCCTCCCTCCCCGGGCAACCCAGCACCTTGTGAAGTCTCCAGAGGTCAAGCCCATGGACCAAGTTGGAAGCCAGCCCAGAGCAGATACTGGCTATGCCTCCCCAGACGGGACCCAC GTCCTCGCTGCGGGGAAGGCTGAAGAGACCCTGGAGGCCTGGCGCCCACCAC CCCCCTGCCTTACAAGCCTGGCGTCCTGTGTCCCTGCCTCCTCCGTGCTGCCCACAGACAGGAAGCTCCCAACGCCCACATCTGCGTCCACCCCAGGCCTGGCTCAGGGTGTCCACACCCCCTCCACCTGTTCCTACATGGAGGCCACTGCCAGCTCCCATGCCAGGATATCACGCAGCATCTCCGTCGGTGACAGCGAGGGCCCTATCGTGGCCACGCTGGCCCAGCCCCTCCGTAGGCCATCGTCTGTTGGGGAACTGGCCTCTCTGGGCCAGGAGCTTCAGGCCATCACCGCTGCAGCAACACCCAATTTGGGCAGTGAGGGCCAAGAGCCTGCCCTGCATTCCTGGGGCAACCACGAGGCCCGGGCCAACCTGAGACTGACCCTGTCAAGTGTCTGTAACGGGCTCCTGCTGCCCCCCGTGGATGCCCAGCCTGGCGTCACCATCCCAGCAGTGAGCTTCCCAGCCCCTAGCCCCATGGATGAGAGCACCCTGAGGCTCCATGGCTCTGCCTTTCGCCCAAGTCTCCCAGCTCCTGAGTCCCCTGGCCTTCCTGCCCACCCTAGTAGCCCCCAGCTTCCAGAGGCCGGGCCTGGCGTCCCTGGCGGCACTGCCTCCCTCCTGGAGCCCACTTCTG GTGCACTCGGTCTATTCCAGGGCAGCCCTGCCCGCTGGAGTGAGCCCTGGGTGCCGGCTGAAGCCCTGCCCCCGTCCCCCCTTGAGCTgaacagggtggggaacatcttGCACAGGCTGCAGACCACCTTCCAAGAAGCCCTCGACCTTTACCGTGTG TTGATCTCCAGTGGCCAGGTGGACACCAGGCAGCAGCAGGCACGGACTGAGCTGGTCTCTACTTTCCTGTGGATCCACAGTCAGCTGGAGGCCGAATGCTTGGTGGGGACCAGTGTGGCCCCAGCCCAGaccctgcccagcccaggacCCCCCTCCCCACCGACGCTGTGCCCTCTGGCCAGCCCAGACCTGCAGGCCCTGCTGGAACACTACTCGGAGCTGCTGGTGCAGGCTGTGCGGAGGAAGGCACGGGGACACTGA
- the WDR62 gene encoding WD repeat-containing protein 62 isoform X5, whose amino-acid sequence MAAVGSGGCARNDAGEKLPSVMAGVPARRGQSSPPPAPPLCLRRRTRLSTASEETVQNRVSLEKVLGITAQNSSGLTCDPGTGHVAYLAGCVVVILDPKENKQQHIFNTARKSLSALAFSPDGKYIVTGENGHRPAVRIWDVEEKNQVAEMLGHKYGVACVAFSPNMKHIVSMGYQHDMVLNVWDWKKDIVVASNKVSCRVIALSFSEDSSYFVTVGNRHVRFWFLEVSTETKVTSTVPLVGRSGILGELHNNIFCGVACGRGRMAGSTFCVSYSGLLCQFNEKRVLEKWINLKVSLSSCLCVSQELIFCGCTDGIVRIFQAHSLHYLANLPKPHYLGVDVAQGLEPSFLFHRKAEAVYPDTVALTFDPIHQWLSCVYKDHSIYIWDVKDINRVGKVWSELFHSSYVWNVEVYPEFEDQRACLPSGSFLTCSSDNTIRFWNLDSSPDSHWQKNIFSNTLLKVVYVENDIQHLQDMSHFPDRGSENGTPMDVKAGVRVMQVSPDGQHLASGDRSGNLRIHELHFMDELVKVEAHDAEVLCLEYSKPETGLTLLASASRDRLIHVLNVEKNYNLEQTLDDHSSSITAIKFAGNRDIQMISCGADKSIYFRSAQRGSDGLHFVRTHHVAEKTTLYDMDIDITQKYVAVACQDRNVRVYNTVNGKQKKCYKGSQGDEGSLLKVHVDPSGTFLATSCSDKSISVIDFYSGECIAKMFGHSEIITSMKFTYDCHHLITVSGDSCVFIWHLGPEITNCMKQHLLEIDHQEQQQHTKDRKQNGHPRQDTYVSTPSEIRSLSPGEQTEDDLEEECEPEEMLKTPSKDSLDPDPRCLLTNGKLPLWAKRLLGDDDVADGSAFHAKRSYQPHGRWAERAGQEPLKTILDAQDLDCYFTPMKPESLENSILDSLEPQSLASLLSESESPQEAGRGHPSFLPQQRESSEASELILYSLEAEVTVTGTDSQYCGKETEARPGDQQGDSYLRVSSDSPKDQSPPEDSGESEADLECSFAAVHSPAPPPDPAPRFATLLPHFPGCAGPTEDELSLPEGPSVPSSSLPQTPEQEKFLRHHFETLTESPCRALGDVEASEAEEYFFNPRLSISTQFLSSLQKASRFTHTLPPRATQHLVKSPEVKPMDQVGSQPRADTGYASPDGTHVLAAGKAEETLEAWRPPPPCLTSLASCVPASSVLPTDRKLPTPTSASTPGLAQGVHTPSTCSYMEATASSHARISRSISVGDSEGPIVATLAQPLRRPSSVGELASLGQELQAITAAATPNLGSEGQEPALHSWGNHEARANLRLTLSSVCNGLLLPPVDAQPGVTIPAVSFPAPSPMDESTLRLHGSAFRPSLPAPESPGLPAHPSSPQLPEAGPGVPGGTASLLEPTSGALGLFQGSPARWSEPWVPAEALPPSPLELNRVGNILHRLQTTFQEALDLYRVLISSGQVDTRQQQARTELVSTFLWIHSQLEAECLVGTSVAPAQTLPSPGPPSPPTLCPLASPDLQALLEHYSELLVQAVRRKARGH is encoded by the exons GAAGTCTCTGAGTGCTCTGGCCTTCTCCCCTGATGGGAAGTACATAGTGACAGGGGAG AATGGGCATAGGCCTGCTGTGCGCATCTGGGATGTGGAGGAGAAGAATCAGGTGGCGGAGATGCTAGGCCACAAGTATGGTGTGGCCTGTGTGGCCTTCTCACCCAATATGAAGCACATCGTGTCCATGGGCTACCAACATGACATGGTGCTCAACGTCTGGGACTGGAAG AAAGACATCGTAGTGGCCTCCAACAAGGTATCTTGTAGAGTCATCGCCCTCTCCTTCTCAGAGGACAGCAGCTATTTTGTCACTGTTGGGAACCGACATGTGAGGTTCTGGTTCTTGGAAGTCTCCACTGAGACAAAG GTGACGAGCACAGTGCCCCTTGTAGGGCGCTCAGGCATCCTGGGCGAGCTACACAACAATATCTTCTGTGGTGTGGCCTGCGGTCGGGGCCGGATGGCAGGCAGTACCTTCTGTGTGTCCTACTCGGGCCTCCTCTGCCAGTTCAATGAGAAGAGGGTGCTGGAGAAGTGGATCAACCTGAAG GTCTCCCTGTCTTCCTGCCTCTGTGTCAGCCAGGAGCTCATCTTCTGTGGCTGCACAGATGGGATAGTCCGCATCTTCCAGGCCCACAGCCTGCACTACCTCGCCAACCTGCCCAAGCCACACTACCTTGGGGTAGATGTGGCACAGGGCCTGGAGCCCAG CTTCCTCTTCCACAGGAAGGCAGAAGCAGTCTACCCAGATACAGTGGCACTGACCTTCGACCCCATCCACCAGTGGCTGTCCTGCGTGTATAAGGACCACAGCATCTACATCTGGGATGTCAAGGACATCAACAGAGTGGGCAAGGTGTGGTCAGAGCTCTTCCACAGCTCCTACGTTTGGAACGTGGAG GTGTATCCTGAGTTTGAAGACCAGAGAGCTTGTTTGCCGTCAGGATCCTTTCTGACTTGTTCTTCAGACAACACCATTCGCTTCTGGAACTTGGACAGCAGCCCTGATTCTCACTGGCAGAAAAACATCTTCAGCAAT ACCCTGCTGAAGGTCGTGTATGTGGAGAATGACATCCAGCACCTGCAGGACATGTCACACTTCCCAGACCGGGGGAGTGAGAATGGGACGCCCATGGACGTGAAAGCCGGGGTGCGGGTCATGCAGGTCAGTCCTGACGGCCAGCATTTGGCTTCAGGCGACCGAAGTGGAAATTTGAG GATCCACGAGCTGCACTTCATGGACGAGCTGGTCAAGGTGGAGGCCCATGATGCTGAGGTGCTGTGCCTGGAGTACTCCAAGCCAGAGACAG GGCTGACCTTGCTGGCCTCAGCCAGTCGGGACCGGCTGATCCATGTGCTGAACGTGGAGAAGAACTACAACCTGGAGCAGACGCTGGATGACCACTCCTCCTCCATCACTGCCATCAAGTTCGCTG GCAACAGAGACATCCAGATGATCAGCTGTGGGGCCGACAAGAGCATCTACTTTCGCAGTGCCCAGCGG GGTTCAGATGGACTACACTTTGTCCGTACCCACCACGTAGCAGAGAAAACCACCTTGTATGACATGGACATTGACATCACCCAGAAGTACGTGGCCGTGGCCTGCCAGGACCGCAATGTGAG AGTCTACAACACTGTGAACGGGAAGCAGAAGAAGTGCTACAAGGGCTCCCAGGGTGACGAAGGGTCCTTGCTGAAG GTCCATGTGGACCCCTCAGGCACCTTCCTGGCCACCAGCTGCTCTGACAAAAGCATCTCAGTGATTGACTTTTACTCGGGCGAGTGCATTGCCAAGATGTTTGGCCATTCAG AAATTATTACTAGCATGAAGTTCACCTATGACTGTCATCACTTGATCACAGTATCTGGAGACAG CTGTGTGTTCATCTGGCACCTGGGCCCGGAGATCACCAACTGCATGAAGCAGCACTTGCTGGAGATCGACcaccaggagcagcagcagcacacAAAGGACAGGAAGCAGAACGGCCACCCCAG GCAGGATACGTATGTGTCCACACCTAGTGAGATTCGCTCCCTGAGCCCTGGAGAGCAGACAGAGGATGATCTGGAGGAAGAGTGTGAGCCAGAAGAGATGCTGAAGACACCATCCAAAGACAGCTTGGATCCAG ATCCTCGATGCCTGCTAACCAACGGCAAGCTGCCACTGTGGGCAAAGCGGCTG CTAGGGGACGATGATGTGGCAGATGGCTCGGCCTTCCATGCCAAGCGCAGCTACCAGCCCCACGGCCGTTGGGCAGAGCGGGCTGGCCAAGAGCccctcaagaccatcctggatgcCCAGGACCTGGATTGCTACTTTACCCCCATGAAGCCCGAGAGTCTGGAGAACTCCATTCTGGATTCACTGGAGCCACAAAGCCTGGCCAGCCTGCTGAGTGAG TCAGAGAGTCCCCAGGAAGCTGGCCGGGGgcacccctccttcctccctcaacAGAGGGAATCATCTGAGGCCAGTGAGCTCATCCTCTACTCTCTGGAGGCAGAAGTGACAGTCACAGGGACAGACAG CCAGTATTGTGGGAAGGAGACGGAGGCCAGGCCTGGAGACCAGCAGGGCGACTCCTACCTCAGGGTGTCCTCCGACAGCCCAAAGGACCAGAGCCCGCCTGAGG ACTCAGGGGAATCAGAGGCCGACTTGGAGTGCAGCTTCGCGGCCGTCCACTCCCCAGCTCCGCCACCTGATCCCGCCCCTCGGTTTGCCACGTTGCTACCCCATTTTCCAG GATGCGCAGGTCCCACAGAAGATGAGCTGTCCCTGCCCGAGGGACCCAGCGTCCCCAGCAGCTCCCTACCCCAGACTCCGGAGCAGGAGAAGTTCCTCCGCCACCACTTCGAGACACTGACTGAGTCCCCCTGCAGAG CTCTGGGAGACGTGGAGGCCTCTGAAGCTGAGGAGTACTTCTTCAACCCACGCCTGAGCATCTCCACGCAGTTCCTCTCAAGCCTCCAGAAGGCATCCAG GTTCACCCACACCCTCCCTCCCCGGGCAACCCAGCACCTTGTGAAGTCTCCAGAGGTCAAGCCCATGGACCAAGTTGGAAGCCAGCCCAGAGCAGATACTGGCTATGCCTCCCCAGACGGGACCCAC GTCCTCGCTGCGGGGAAGGCTGAAGAGACCCTGGAGGCCTGGCGCCCACCAC CCCCCTGCCTTACAAGCCTGGCGTCCTGTGTCCCTGCCTCCTCCGTGCTGCCCACAGACAGGAAGCTCCCAACGCCCACATCTGCGTCCACCCCAGGCCTGGCTCAGGGTGTCCACACCCCCTCCACCTGTTCCTACATGGAGGCCACTGCCAGCTCCCATGCCAGGATATCACGCAGCATCTCCGTCGGTGACAGCGAGGGCCCTATCGTGGCCACGCTGGCCCAGCCCCTCCGTAGGCCATCGTCTGTTGGGGAACTGGCCTCTCTGGGCCAGGAGCTTCAGGCCATCACCGCTGCAGCAACACCCAATTTGGGCAGTGAGGGCCAAGAGCCTGCCCTGCATTCCTGGGGCAACCACGAGGCCCGGGCCAACCTGAGACTGACCCTGTCAAGTGTCTGTAACGGGCTCCTGCTGCCCCCCGTGGATGCCCAGCCTGGCGTCACCATCCCAGCAGTGAGCTTCCCAGCCCCTAGCCCCATGGATGAGAGCACCCTGAGGCTCCATGGCTCTGCCTTTCGCCCAAGTCTCCCAGCTCCTGAGTCCCCTGGCCTTCCTGCCCACCCTAGTAGCCCCCAGCTTCCAGAGGCCGGGCCTGGCGTCCCTGGCGGCACTGCCTCCCTCCTGGAGCCCACTTCTG GTGCACTCGGTCTATTCCAGGGCAGCCCTGCCCGCTGGAGTGAGCCCTGGGTGCCGGCTGAAGCCCTGCCCCCGTCCCCCCTTGAGCTgaacagggtggggaacatcttGCACAGGCTGCAGACCACCTTCCAAGAAGCCCTCGACCTTTACCGTGTG TTGATCTCCAGTGGCCAGGTGGACACCAGGCAGCAGCAGGCACGGACTGAGCTGGTCTCTACTTTCCTGTGGATCCACAGTCAGCTGGAGGCCGAATGCTTGGTGGGGACCAGTGTGGCCCCAGCCCAGaccctgcccagcccaggacCCCCCTCCCCACCGACGCTGTGCCCTCTGGCCAGCCCAGACCTGCAGGCCCTGCTGGAACACTACTCGGAGCTGCTGGTGCAGGCTGTGCGGAGGAAGGCACGGGGACACTGA